The following proteins are encoded in a genomic region of Necator americanus strain Aroian chromosome II, whole genome shotgun sequence:
- a CDS encoding hypothetical protein (NECATOR_CHRII.G8375.T1), whose amino-acid sequence MNYRSSDLHSNDVTIVGLRYNDTMTVSAGTNKELYNIALVSDFFCPNAGGVETHMYFLAQCLRQLGHKVVVITHAYGERRGICYLSNGLKVYYLPFLVVYNGCSLATIIGSLPWLRKIFLRERIQLIHGHATFSSMAHEAMFNGWLMGIRTVFTDHSLFGFADASAILTNTLVLQYSLSNVDRVICVSYTSKENTVLRGKLDPRKVFTIPNAIETRLFYPDPEQFYGNPTTIIFLGRLVYRKGADLLCAIIPKVCDRHPQVRFIVGGDGPKRLELEEMREKYHLHSRVTLLGILPHNVVREVLVQGQIFINTSLTEAFCMSIVEAASCGLHVVSTRVGGVPEVLPADFISLEEPVPELLVEALSEAIRKRENGELMDPVQKHRAVSNMYNWPDIAKRTEVVYRDAMREPTPQWRSGLKKYADQGIGFGILYITVALINMFFLTVLEFFDPASANPLANDIPESKQTSNCTAEVPADVTSTTFQECSRNHRRNFGMRLRSVAKAPSK is encoded by the exons ATGAATTATAGGTCTTCTGATCTTCACTCAAATGACGTCACAATAGTTGGTCTCCGGTACAACGACACCATGACCGTTTCAGCCGGCACGAACAAAGAACTGTATAACATCGC ACTTGTATCGGACTTCTTCTGTCCAAATGCAGGTGGCGTCGAAACCCATATGTACTTCTTGGCACAATGTCTACGACAATTGGGGCATAAG GTGGTTGTAATCACTCATGCCTATGGCGAGAGACGAGGGATTTGCTACTTGTCAAATGGATTAAAG GTGTATTACCTTCCGTTTCTAGTTGTTTATAATGGATGCAGTCTAGCCACAATAATAGGTAGCCTCCCATGGCTGAGAAAGATTTTTCTGCGAGAGAGAATTCAGCTGATTCATGGCCATGCC ACTTTCTCCTCCATGGCTCATGAAGCAATGTTCAACGGCTGGTTAATGGGAATTCGTACAGTATTTACCGATCATTCGTTGTTTGGTTTCGCCGATGCATCAGCAATACTTACAAATACTTTGGTACTACAGTATTCGCTTTCTAATGTCGATCGTGTGATTTGTGTATCTTACACCAG CAAGGAGAACACTGTTTTGCGAGGAAAACTTGATCCACGGAAAGTCTTCACGATACCAAATGCCATCGAAACTAGGCTTTTTTATCCGGATCCTGAACAGTTCTATGGAAATCCGACGACAATCATATTTTTGGGACGACTAGTCTACAGAAAAGGGGCGGATCTACTTTGCGCGATTATTCCAAAG GTCTGCGACCGCCATCCCCAGGTACGTTTTATCGTAGGCGGAGATGGGCCTAAACGGTTGGAGCTGGAGGAGATGCGTGAAAAATACCATTTACATAGTCGAGTCACTCTTCTGGGAATTTTGCCTCACAATGTGGTGCGTGAGGTCCTCGTGCAAGGACAG ATTTTCATCAACACGTCATTAACGGAAGCGTTCTGCATGAGCATCGTCGAGGCCGCCAGTTGTGG ACTGCACGTTGTATCGACCCGTGTAGGTGGGGTGCCAGAGGTGTTACCAGCCGATTTTATATCGCTCGAAGAACCAGTACCGGAAT TGCTTGTTGAAGCTTTGTCTGAAGCGATacgaaagagagaaaatggtGAGCTGATGGATCCCGTCCAGAAGCATAGAGCAGTATCAAACATGTACAACTGGCCAGAC ATCGCGAAACGCACCGAAGTGGTTTATCGAGATGCTATGCGAGAACCTACACCACAGTGGCGAAGTGGACTAAAAAA GTATGCAGATCAAGGAATTGGCTTCGGCATACTCTACATAACAGTAGCGCTGATCAACATGTTTTTCCTCACTGTACTGGAATTCTTCGACCCAGCTAGC GCGAATCCGCTGGCAAACGACATACCTGAGTCCAAACAAACGTCCAACTGTACGGCTGAAGTGCCGGCTGACGTGACGTCCACTACATTTCAAGAGTGCTCAAGGAACCATCGTCGGAACTTTGGGATGCGTCTTCGGAGCGTTGCGAAAGCGCCTTCGAAGTGA
- a CDS encoding hypothetical protein (NECATOR_CHRII.G8376.T2) has translation MTIEALASLTRVLRITPESFEEIVETAAEVLLRGGVVALPTDTLYGVSTLIEHSDKLYALKRRQREKPLGLFLADPAHIPLWARLTISPQLARQLLPGPVTLILDRLPSLPRSFNPDTENVGVRVPDSLLVRTLCARLGRPLAQTSANVSGSPVNPTRVDDFCDLMGQIDLVLDGGVIGNPSNEETTSTEGSTIVDLTKDNFYRIVREGCALKRTEEILRTAGLRPL, from the coding sequence ATGACGATTGAAGCTTTGGCGAGCCTTACTAGAGTGCTACGCATCACCCCGGAATCGTTCGAGGAGATCGTGGAAACGGCAGCCGAAGTGCTCCTTCGTGGCGGTGTTGTCGCGCTTCCAACGGACACACTCTATGGCGTATCGACACTCATCGAACACTCCGATAAACTATACGCGCTGAAGAGGCGTCAGAGGGAGAAGCCGCTCGGTTTGTTTCTTGCTGATCCTGCACATATTCCACTGTGGGCACGCTTGACCATTTCGCCACAACTCGCACGACAGCTTTTACCTGGTCCGGTCACGTTAATACTGGATCGGTTGCCCTCGTTACCTCGAAGCTTCAACCCAGACACAGAGAATGTGGGCGTGCGGGTCCCAGATTCGTTATTAGTGCGAACTCTTTGTGCTCGCCTTggtcgaccgctcgctcaaaCTTCTGCGAACGTGAGCGGGTCGCCTGTGAATCCCACACGTGTTGATGATTTCTGTGATTTGATGGGTCAGATCGATCTTGTGCTCGATGGAGGAGTCATCGGAAATCCATCGAACGAAGAGACAACAAGCACTGAGGGCAGTACGATAGTGGATCTTACGAAAGACAATTTCTATCGCATTGTGCGAGAGGGCTGTGCTCTAAAGCGCACGGAAGAAATACTCAGGACAGCTGGACTTCGCCCGCTCtga
- a CDS encoding hypothetical protein (NECATOR_CHRII.G8375.T2), with translation MNYRSSDLHSNDVTIVGLRYNDTMTVSAGTNKELYNIALVSDFFCPNAGGVETHMYFLAQCLRQLGHKVVVITHAYGERRGICYLSNGLKVYYLPFLVVYNGCSLATIIGSLPWLRKIFLRERIQLIHGHATFSSMAHEAMFNGWLMGIRTVFTDHSLFGFADASAILTNTLVLQYSLSNVDRVICVSYTSKENTVLRGKLDPRKVFTIPNAIETRLFYPDPEQFYGNPTTIIFLGRLVYRKGADLLCAIIPKVCDRHPQVRFIVGGDGPKRLELEEMREKYHLHSRVTLLGILPHNVVREVLVQGQIFINTSLTEAFCMSIVEAASCGLHVVSTRVGGVPEVLPADFISLEEPVPELLVEALSEAIRKRENGELMDPVQKHRAVSNMYNWPDIAKRTEVVYRDAMREPTPQWRSGLKKYADQGIGFGILYITVALINMFFLTVLEFFDPASL, from the exons ATGAATTATAGGTCTTCTGATCTTCACTCAAATGACGTCACAATAGTTGGTCTCCGGTACAACGACACCATGACCGTTTCAGCCGGCACGAACAAAGAACTGTATAACATCGC ACTTGTATCGGACTTCTTCTGTCCAAATGCAGGTGGCGTCGAAACCCATATGTACTTCTTGGCACAATGTCTACGACAATTGGGGCATAAG GTGGTTGTAATCACTCATGCCTATGGCGAGAGACGAGGGATTTGCTACTTGTCAAATGGATTAAAG GTGTATTACCTTCCGTTTCTAGTTGTTTATAATGGATGCAGTCTAGCCACAATAATAGGTAGCCTCCCATGGCTGAGAAAGATTTTTCTGCGAGAGAGAATTCAGCTGATTCATGGCCATGCC ACTTTCTCCTCCATGGCTCATGAAGCAATGTTCAACGGCTGGTTAATGGGAATTCGTACAGTATTTACCGATCATTCGTTGTTTGGTTTCGCCGATGCATCAGCAATACTTACAAATACTTTGGTACTACAGTATTCGCTTTCTAATGTCGATCGTGTGATTTGTGTATCTTACACCAG CAAGGAGAACACTGTTTTGCGAGGAAAACTTGATCCACGGAAAGTCTTCACGATACCAAATGCCATCGAAACTAGGCTTTTTTATCCGGATCCTGAACAGTTCTATGGAAATCCGACGACAATCATATTTTTGGGACGACTAGTCTACAGAAAAGGGGCGGATCTACTTTGCGCGATTATTCCAAAG GTCTGCGACCGCCATCCCCAGGTACGTTTTATCGTAGGCGGAGATGGGCCTAAACGGTTGGAGCTGGAGGAGATGCGTGAAAAATACCATTTACATAGTCGAGTCACTCTTCTGGGAATTTTGCCTCACAATGTGGTGCGTGAGGTCCTCGTGCAAGGACAG ATTTTCATCAACACGTCATTAACGGAAGCGTTCTGCATGAGCATCGTCGAGGCCGCCAGTTGTGG ACTGCACGTTGTATCGACCCGTGTAGGTGGGGTGCCAGAGGTGTTACCAGCCGATTTTATATCGCTCGAAGAACCAGTACCGGAAT TGCTTGTTGAAGCTTTGTCTGAAGCGATacgaaagagagaaaatggtGAGCTGATGGATCCCGTCCAGAAGCATAGAGCAGTATCAAACATGTACAACTGGCCAGAC ATCGCGAAACGCACCGAAGTGGTTTATCGAGATGCTATGCGAGAACCTACACCACAGTGGCGAAGTGGACTAAAAAA GTATGCAGATCAAGGAATTGGCTTCGGCATACTCTACATAACAGTAGCGCTGATCAACATGTTTTTCCTCACTGTACTGGAATTCTTCGACCCAGCTAGC CTGTAG
- a CDS encoding hypothetical protein (NECATOR_CHRII.G8374.T1), producing the protein MTVSEPEFRRALSDFVFKIDQFGKIERWTLHKSELGICAKQSVMVRFRGEAVNRQVHITYNSTYNVPVLWFNFYRRDGTPLSTSEVLEMANNEDSMEITQYISLNEHPILGVLFYNVHPCKTKDIMNELTGKGNYIAKKYTEIYHTRREEEQVHINKIHNSEEEKLKERLLKGFPLTKYLEVS; encoded by the exons ATGACCGTCAGTGAACCGGAATTTCGTCGAGCGCTCTCTGATTTCGTATTCAAAATCGACCAATTTGGAAAGATTGAACGATGGACGCTGCATAAG TCCGAACTCGGAATTTGCGCCAAGCAATCCGTTATGGTGAGATTTCGAGGTGAAGCAGTGAATCGACAAGTACACATCACATACAATTCCACCTACAATGTTCCAGTACTATGGTTCAATTTCTATCGACGTG ATGGAACACCACTCAGCACATCAGAAGTACTGGAAATGGCAAACAATGAAGACTCGATGGAAATTACCCAATACATATCATTGAATGAGCATCCAATACTTGGAGTACTCTTCTACAATGTTCACCCGTGCAAAACAAAGGACATTATGAATGAGCTCACCGGAAAAGGCAACTACATAGCTAA AAAATACACAGAGATATATCACactagaagagaagaagaacaagtacATATAAATAAGATTCACAATAGCGAAGAAGAGAAACTTAAAGAACGCCTTCTGAAAGGTTTTCCGCTAACGAAATATCTAGAAGTTTCATAG
- a CDS encoding hypothetical protein (NECATOR_CHRII.G8374.T2) has translation MTVSEPEFRRALSDFVFKIDQFGKIERWTLHKSELGICAKQSVMVRFRGEAVNRQVHITYNSTYNVPVLWFNFYRRDGTPLSTSEVLEMANNEDSMEITQYISLNEHPILGVLFYNVHPCKTKDIMNELTGKGNYIAK, from the exons ATGACCGTCAGTGAACCGGAATTTCGTCGAGCGCTCTCTGATTTCGTATTCAAAATCGACCAATTTGGAAAGATTGAACGATGGACGCTGCATAAG TCCGAACTCGGAATTTGCGCCAAGCAATCCGTTATGGTGAGATTTCGAGGTGAAGCAGTGAATCGACAAGTACACATCACATACAATTCCACCTACAATGTTCCAGTACTATGGTTCAATTTCTATCGACGTG ATGGAACACCACTCAGCACATCAGAAGTACTGGAAATGGCAAACAATGAAGACTCGATGGAAATTACCCAATACATATCATTGAATGAGCATCCAATACTTGGAGTACTCTTCTACAATGTTCACCCGTGCAAAACAAAGGACATTATGAATGAGCTCACCGGAAAAGGCAACTACATAGCTAAGTAA
- a CDS encoding hypothetical protein (NECATOR_CHRII.G8376.T1) has protein sequence MLFALFSELTARIRNMTIEALASLTRVLRITPESFEEIVETAAEVLLRGGVVALPTDTLYGVSTLIEHSDKLYALKRRQREKPLGLFLADPAHIPLWARLTISPQLARQLLPGPVTLILDRLPSLPRSFNPDTENVGVRVPDSLLVRTLCARLGRPLAQTSANVSGSPVNPTRVDDFCDLMGQIDLVLDGGVIGNPSNEETTSTEGSTIVDLTKDNFYRIVREGCALKRTEEILRTAGLRPL, from the coding sequence ATGTTATTTGCGCTATTTTCAGAACTGACTGCTCGGATTCGGAACATGACGATTGAAGCTTTGGCGAGCCTTACTAGAGTGCTACGCATCACCCCGGAATCGTTCGAGGAGATCGTGGAAACGGCAGCCGAAGTGCTCCTTCGTGGCGGTGTTGTCGCGCTTCCAACGGACACACTCTATGGCGTATCGACACTCATCGAACACTCCGATAAACTATACGCGCTGAAGAGGCGTCAGAGGGAGAAGCCGCTCGGTTTGTTTCTTGCTGATCCTGCACATATTCCACTGTGGGCACGCTTGACCATTTCGCCACAACTCGCACGACAGCTTTTACCTGGTCCGGTCACGTTAATACTGGATCGGTTGCCCTCGTTACCTCGAAGCTTCAACCCAGACACAGAGAATGTGGGCGTGCGGGTCCCAGATTCGTTATTAGTGCGAACTCTTTGTGCTCGCCTTggtcgaccgctcgctcaaaCTTCTGCGAACGTGAGCGGGTCGCCTGTGAATCCCACACGTGTTGATGATTTCTGTGATTTGATGGGTCAGATCGATCTTGTGCTCGATGGAGGAGTCATCGGAAATCCATCGAACGAAGAGACAACAAGCACTGAGGGCAGTACGATAGTGGATCTTACGAAAGACAATTTCTATCGCATTGTGCGAGAGGGCTGTGCTCTAAAGCGCACGGAAGAAATACTCAGGACAGCTGGACTTCGCCCGCTCtga